A region of Nitrospirota bacterium DNA encodes the following proteins:
- a CDS encoding ABC transporter ATP-binding protein: protein MSADGSERHPPHVSQAVATLARLVLLLGLEKRILAIILTYAVAIGLFSLIVPLTVQELVNTFAYSIQPIMIVTLAGTMLVGLLFMGAFRVLQARAVEILLQRLFTRIALAMTEHLPRFREEAFSPRYANYFMEAELLPRATVAMLADIVNVLISGSLGMLILVTYHPYFLGYNILLVSGFVFLIAVFGRGGFEITRKVSRLNYDTFSWLQDIAHNRLHFKATASRSLLLRKTDELVRAYVMARRIRSDILTGSQYKSAVIWQAFGHSGMIGLGGWLLSIGDITLGQFVAAELIVGALLMNLDTVARRMYAVFYAFTSLSELATFFGLPKERPSGLVSVSPPDSVLFGVRLTCIDVSFAYPGQLPAFEHFNIEVAPGEKVAVFCGDRVGKTSLALVLAGLYLPTSGVIRYNDVDLRDVSLEFINACRGLVLDSHLSLFEGTIEENITLRRESVRFDDLQWALRFVELEDEVDAMPLGLQTPVDARGKNFTKSQILRILVARAIVARPQLLILDGTLHNMEPATRDMILRRLCSKEEPWSVIFVSNDTTLAARVDRRITLT, encoded by the coding sequence GCGCCTGGTGTTGCTGCTCGGGTTGGAGAAGCGCATCCTCGCGATCATCCTGACCTATGCCGTCGCCATCGGGCTGTTTTCCCTCATCGTCCCGCTGACCGTCCAGGAGCTAGTCAACACCTTCGCCTACTCGATCCAACCGATCATGATCGTGACGCTCGCCGGCACCATGCTGGTGGGCCTCCTGTTTATGGGCGCGTTCCGCGTGCTCCAGGCCCGCGCGGTCGAAATTCTGCTTCAGCGCCTGTTCACCAGAATCGCGCTGGCCATGACCGAACACCTGCCGCGCTTCCGCGAAGAGGCGTTTTCACCTCGTTACGCCAACTATTTCATGGAAGCGGAACTGCTCCCCCGGGCGACGGTCGCCATGCTGGCCGACATCGTGAACGTGCTGATATCCGGTTCGCTGGGCATGCTCATTCTCGTCACGTATCACCCCTATTTCCTCGGCTATAACATCCTGCTAGTCAGTGGCTTCGTCTTTCTGATCGCCGTGTTCGGCCGAGGCGGATTCGAGATCACGCGGAAGGTTTCCCGACTCAACTACGACACCTTTAGCTGGCTGCAGGACATCGCCCACAACCGGCTGCACTTCAAGGCGACGGCCAGTCGGTCGTTGCTGCTCAGGAAAACCGACGAACTCGTGCGGGCCTACGTCATGGCGCGGCGGATACGGTCCGACATCCTGACCGGCAGCCAATACAAGAGCGCCGTCATCTGGCAGGCGTTCGGGCACAGCGGCATGATCGGGCTGGGCGGCTGGTTGCTGTCCATCGGCGACATCACGCTCGGCCAGTTCGTGGCGGCCGAGCTCATCGTCGGCGCCTTGCTCATGAACCTTGATACCGTCGCCAGGCGGATGTACGCCGTGTTCTATGCCTTCACGTCACTCTCGGAACTGGCCACGTTCTTCGGCCTGCCGAAGGAACGCCCCAGCGGGCTGGTGTCCGTGTCCCCGCCCGATTCGGTCCTGTTCGGGGTCAGGCTGACCTGCATCGACGTGTCCTTCGCCTATCCGGGCCAATTGCCCGCTTTTGAACACTTCAACATCGAAGTGGCGCCCGGCGAGAAAGTCGCCGTCTTCTGCGGCGACAGGGTCGGGAAAACGTCGTTGGCCCTGGTACTGGCCGGGCTCTATCTTCCGACATCCGGCGTGATCCGCTACAACGACGTCGACCTGCGCGACGTCAGCTTGGAGTTCATCAACGCCTGCCGAGGACTGGTGTTGGATTCCCACCTCTCGCTGTTCGAGGGGACGATCGAGGAAAACATCACCCTTCGTCGCGAATCCGTGCGTTTCGATGATCTGCAATGGGCGCTGCGGTTCGTCGAACTGGAGGACGAGGTGGACGCGATGCCGCTGGGACTGCAAACGCCGGTGGACGCGCGCGGCAAGAACTTCACCAAGAGTCAAATCCTGCGGATTCTCGTGGCGCGGGCGATCGTCGCCCGGCCCCAGCTTCTGATTCTGGACGGCACGCTCCACAATATGGAGCCGGCGACCAGGGACATGATCCTCCGCCGGCTGTGCTCCAAGGAGGAGCCCTGGTCGGTGATCTTCGTGTCGAACGACACGACGCTGGCCGCGCGCGTGGACCGCCGGATCACGCTGACCTGA
- a CDS encoding MCP four helix bundle domain-containing protein, whose product MLGRLRITWPSGSQLLISALIAGLGWVSGQALSQVDQDLRVMYTEYTLGAADLAHISADVMRYRNTIIRALEAPNKKEFERITESLPYQRARIQHAIDRYAAASLRVSRSGRSEPRDLQAVRDSLDQYFSAASLTIQLLTQEWNAPSAKEATELRRKAEIHAADNSGPKMIQVSLALDRLIETVADVAKDMRDEGTRTIRSTSAMLVGGSFFIALLNLFLTRSPGSRLQAAPPPARREKQEPTISPIAVPAESPSSVSRSD is encoded by the coding sequence GTGCTCGGTCGGCTTCGCATCACATGGCCCAGCGGGTCGCAGCTTTTGATCAGCGCGCTGATCGCAGGGCTGGGCTGGGTCAGCGGCCAGGCATTGAGCCAAGTCGATCAAGACCTGCGCGTCATGTACACCGAGTACACGCTCGGCGCGGCCGACTTGGCTCACATCTCCGCCGATGTGATGCGGTACCGGAATACGATCATCCGCGCGCTGGAAGCCCCCAACAAGAAGGAATTCGAGCGCATTACGGAGTCCCTGCCGTACCAGCGGGCCCGCATCCAACACGCCATCGACCGTTACGCCGCCGCGAGCCTGCGGGTGTCGCGCAGCGGACGCAGCGAGCCTCGTGACCTTCAGGCGGTCCGCGACAGTCTCGACCAATACTTCTCCGCAGCCAGCTTGACGATTCAACTGCTGACGCAGGAATGGAACGCTCCTTCGGCCAAGGAAGCGACCGAGCTCCGTCGCAAAGCCGAAATCCACGCCGCGGACAATTCCGGCCCCAAGATGATTCAGGTCAGCCTGGCGTTGGATCGACTCATCGAAACCGTCGCGGACGTCGCCAAAGACATGCGGGATGAGGGCACCAGGACCATCCGCAGCACCAGTGCGATGCTGGTCGGCGGGAGTTTTTTCATCGCGTTGCTGAACTTGTTCCTCACGCGGTCGCCGGGATCGCGGCTTCAGGCTGCCCCCCCGCCCGCACGACGCGAAAAGCAGGAACCGACCATTTCGCCGATCGCCGTCCCCGCCGAAAGCCCCAGCTCGGTCTCCCGAAGCGACTGA
- a CDS encoding pseudouridine synthase, giving the protein MRINKFFTEQGICSRREADQLIEEGRVSINGRIARLGDRVGPDDVVARDGQMIRRGAAAVYIKYHKPVGVTTTSEPHVKRNIVAEIGHPARIFPVGRLDKDSSGLILLTNDGDIVNEVLRTEHGHEREYVVQVDREFDGRFLERMAGGVVVLGKRTKPCTVARLGPRRFRIVLTEGRNRQIRRMCQALGYRVVSLQRVRIMHITLHGLRPGQWKNLTEQERSELFRTLGRTETEGKRS; this is encoded by the coding sequence ATCCGGATCAATAAATTTTTCACCGAACAGGGCATCTGCTCCCGCCGAGAAGCGGATCAGCTCATCGAAGAAGGCCGTGTCTCGATCAACGGACGGATCGCCCGGTTGGGCGACAGAGTTGGGCCCGACGACGTCGTCGCGAGGGACGGCCAGATGATTCGCCGGGGTGCCGCGGCGGTCTATATCAAGTATCACAAGCCGGTCGGCGTCACCACGACCAGCGAGCCCCATGTGAAGCGCAACATCGTCGCCGAAATCGGGCATCCCGCGCGCATCTTTCCGGTCGGCCGTCTGGACAAAGATTCCTCCGGCTTGATCCTGTTGACCAACGACGGCGACATCGTGAACGAGGTCCTCAGGACCGAACACGGCCATGAGCGGGAGTACGTGGTCCAAGTCGACCGGGAGTTTGATGGGCGGTTCCTGGAACGCATGGCCGGCGGAGTGGTGGTGCTCGGGAAACGGACCAAGCCCTGCACCGTGGCGAGACTGGGCCCGCGGCGCTTCCGCATCGTGCTGACCGAGGGCCGCAATCGGCAGATCCGGCGCATGTGCCAAGCCCTCGGGTATCGGGTCGTCAGCCTCCAGCGCGTCCGGATCATGCACATCACGCTCCACGGCCTGCGACCGGGCCAATGGAAAAATCTCACCGAGCAAGAACGGTCGGAACTGTTCCGCACACTGGGAAGGACAGAAACGGAAGGCAAGCGATCGTGA
- the speB gene encoding agmatinase, translating to MALPHSWLGQEQNFLGIGEPWCHPDHAGVYVLPAPYEHTSSYVRGSDRGPLAIIEASRQVELYDETLGCETYREWGGIATAAPLALQGKVDREAVEAIEAFVGPYVTPGRFVLTLTGEHTGALGAIRAHARRYPDLCVVQIDAHGDLRKAYQDNPYSHASVMARVVDDGLPLVQVGIRSISPEEIDLINRTPSVTTFFACHILDPAGPYEGRAARWVPDVVKACKGPVYLTFDCDGLDSSLVPALGTPEPGGLGWYDTLALVTALAKGPGIVGMDVSEIAPIEGFVAPQFAVARLVYRILGRVRAGRRVT from the coding sequence ATGGCCCTTCCTCATAGCTGGCTCGGCCAGGAGCAGAACTTTCTCGGCATCGGCGAACCCTGGTGCCATCCGGATCACGCCGGAGTCTATGTCCTTCCGGCGCCCTACGAACACACCTCCAGCTACGTTCGCGGTTCGGACCGGGGACCGTTGGCGATCATTGAGGCGTCCCGACAAGTCGAGCTGTACGACGAGACCCTGGGTTGCGAAACCTACCGGGAATGGGGCGGGATTGCGACCGCCGCCCCGCTGGCGCTTCAGGGAAAAGTCGACCGGGAGGCGGTGGAGGCTATTGAAGCCTTTGTCGGTCCCTACGTGACCCCTGGTCGGTTCGTCCTCACCCTGACCGGAGAACATACGGGCGCGCTCGGCGCAATCCGCGCCCACGCGAGACGCTATCCCGACCTCTGTGTCGTACAGATCGACGCTCATGGGGACCTGCGCAAGGCCTACCAGGACAACCCCTACAGCCATGCCAGCGTCATGGCCCGCGTGGTCGACGACGGATTGCCGCTGGTGCAGGTCGGGATCCGGTCGATCTCGCCGGAAGAGATCGACTTGATCAATCGGACTCCCTCCGTGACCACGTTTTTCGCGTGCCACATCCTGGACCCGGCCGGTCCCTATGAAGGGCGCGCCGCGCGATGGGTGCCAGACGTGGTGAAGGCCTGCAAGGGGCCCGTCTATCTGACGTTCGACTGCGACGGCTTGGATTCCTCGCTTGTCCCGGCGCTGGGCACGCCGGAGCCGGGCGGGCTCGGGTGGTACGACACACTGGCCTTGGTCACGGCGCTGGCCAAGGGGCCGGGCATCGTCGGCATGGACGTCAGCGAGATCGCGCCGATCGAAGGGTTTGTGGCGCCGCAGTTCGCCGTCGCGCGCCTGGTCTACCGCATCCTGGGCCGCGTTCGCGCGGGACGCCGCGTGACATAG
- a CDS encoding arginine decarboxylase, pyruvoyl-dependent, with protein MVPTHMFLTRGVGVHKEKLASFEQALRSAGVAYCNLVSVSSILPPNCKIIPRKRGEKLLNPGEITFCVMARSETNERNRLISASIGLAIPTDRRTYGYLSEHHAYGETDEESGEYTEDLAAQMLATTLGIEFDANQAWKEREQVFKMGGKIVRTLNITQSAIGRPNRWTTVVALAVFIPPENLPKKVRRRP; from the coding sequence ATGGTTCCGACTCACATGTTCTTGACCAGGGGTGTCGGGGTACACAAGGAAAAGTTGGCGTCCTTCGAACAGGCCCTTCGCAGCGCGGGCGTGGCGTATTGCAATCTCGTCAGCGTGTCGTCGATTCTCCCGCCCAATTGCAAGATCATCCCGCGCAAACGCGGGGAGAAGCTGCTCAACCCAGGCGAGATCACGTTCTGCGTGATGGCTCGCTCGGAGACCAACGAGCGGAACCGGTTGATCTCCGCTTCCATCGGGCTCGCGATTCCGACGGACCGCCGCACCTACGGGTATCTGTCGGAACACCATGCCTACGGCGAAACAGACGAGGAATCCGGCGAGTATACGGAAGACCTGGCGGCCCAGATGCTGGCCACGACGTTGGGGATCGAGTTCGATGCCAATCAGGCCTGGAAGGAGCGGGAACAGGTCTTTAAAATGGGCGGCAAGATCGTCAGGACGTTGAACATCACCCAGTCCGCGATCGGGCGGCCCAACAGATGGACCACGGTCGTGGCCTTGGCCGTCTTCATTCCGCCGGAGAATCTGCCCAAGAAGGTCCGCCGCCGTCCGTAA